In Corylus avellana chromosome ca8, CavTom2PMs-1.0, the genomic stretch aattttttttattttgcaggtaATCCATTGCCATTCCAGTTGAACCAAAAATTGCTCCAATAAAAATCAAGGACAATTTTAACTGCAAAGTGAGTTGCAAGAGTCTCTCCTTCACTAGGGTCACATGGAAGACCCAACATGGCTTTAGCAAAGAGAATGGACCCATCCAAAGAGCAGCCAATGGCAAGAAAGGCCGAGACAAAATATCTTATTCAAATGCTTGAATTTTGCTCTCAAGTAAGAGTAAAATTATCCCATTTATGTGGTTGTACCGGACCATTCTTTCAACTTGACCAAATCCAAACTCTAAAGTCTCAATCTGACCCAGTCCATTGAGCAACATGGAAGATGGATTCAGAAAAAGGACGAACTAATTTGTATGCATCTCCAATTTTATCATATATTAATTGCAACATCATTTGAGTAAAAAGATTACAAAGTAATGCATTTCTTTCACGACAGTTACGCAGTCACATTGCTGTAAATAAACTCTCCCTCTCCTTCCCTTTTCCCTGCTCCCCTCCAAATACACATGGTGTTACCCACATGCATGAAAAAGGATGTGCATGCAATGACTTTGACGTcacaacatcatcatcatcatctgcACAATATGCCACTGCAAATAAATGCCATGCCAATGTGATGTTACAATCAATCAATGCTTGGGGCTCTTTGCTAGAAGTTTCTTGTGTTGTGTAAAAGCATTTCCTTTTATGCAAAACGTGTGGATATATAATATAGTTGGTGAATGGTGACTGCAATTCTGTCACTGCCAAAGGTGGTTGGCTTGGAAGCCATATGATATAATCAATCAATCACCAACTCTATCAAAAGTGCCTGATGGAATTGCTTTGAAACCAAGGCTGACTGTCGTGATTGCGTGTCAGATTTGAGACGTATCAtaagtaggggtgtaaacgagccgagcttgagcgaactttccttgttcaagcttggctcgtttaaattttactcgagctcgagctcaagggcgagccaaaaaaatcgagctcgagctaataataagtcgagccgagagctggctcttatatttaatgtttttgttttaaattttttttttaacttcaagtactcttaaacggcttaagaagttagtttgcatatgagtatttgcttagtctggctagtcgagtatggagcatgagtcaatacagcaagacatttggtttcaaagagaggatatgcatcattttatagataagcaaacttggagattgatgttttcttaacaatgtgggacaagttaacaggttgcattcataCTGCATTGAGACAACGcaccctacaaaaaaatatttttttaacgtctctctctctctcaatccccctcactagtcacaacggatcttccacctgaactctcatttcccactctctcactcttactcaccagacatgtagtgatagtgtttgggtctgtttgattcatcaatagtttatgcctttcgcaatctccctcaatagtttctgcttgattctttttcctttcgtttggatctgctctaattgaatcgaggtttttttaatgattgctctctctctttcatcaagaagggtctagaatttttcattctctaatgcttaaatataaatgcaattttaaggttttaataattatgagatttataattaattatctattacttagtttatatatatatatatacacacactcgagcttatacgagctattcacgagcttagccgagtcgagccgagcttgtttcgtttaatattcgagccaagatttgtgttcatgaagtgcttcatttaatattcgagtcgagcacgagccgagcttatgcaagccgagcccgagcttgctcacgagacgcttcgctcacttaacagccctaatcataagactatataagtatgttatatttagtttataaattatgttaaaaattgtttgtCCGAATTAATGTTGTGTTTATATCATTAATGCTACTTTGAAACTGAGATTAGACCAGGATTTTGTAGCGTTTAAGACGAAATCTGAGTGAATATCCGCAGAATATAACAAGTTTGTTTTAAATACTTGAGTAACTGAAACTGTCTTTACTTGGGCCGGCAGAATTAACGCaagacttatatatatatatatatatatatatatatatatatatagttaaataaTATGCCAGAAATCAATATTGCCAACCTTTGGACAAGAGCATACAATTTTGTTTACGGGAGTATTAGAATCATATCATTtgtgttcaaaattttggcTGAAAATATAGAAATGAGTTTTGCAAAGATGTTTATACTAATTAACCCAACAAATATACAGCAACATTCAGAGATATTTCTCagtaaaaataactaaaaatgaaatatatatatatggtttaaaacgaaatatatataaacatgacAAAATATATGCtcttaaatatattttgttgaaAACTTAATACAAACTCCAGGTCAAACAGACTTCTTAtacttataattaatatttaatattgtccacaagaggtagcttaattaGGTAGGATCACGCTTAATGAAACAGACATCATTAGTTTGAATTCACTCCCCTCATCTTAtgcacatgtcaaaaaataaaaattaatattttatatctaaatattaaaattatatatatttttattctaatattatttagaataaaatattaattctaaataaaaaaaattgaaaataaaaattactcttaaaaaaaaacacaaaaaaataaaaaataaaaaaaaggacaacaATCACAATGTCATGACAAAACTTTGTAAATCTCAAGTTCTCAAATTCCAAGAAGCAATACAACTTAgaaaaattgtcactaaatGGACAAAAGGTTCTGATGCATTGTCAAAATTCTCGAATAAGCTCAAGATTATAttcatttcaaacaaaattgataatattaatttaagtatCAGAATTTGTACTTAATCAATTTTACATTACatatgatattatattatttaaattttttaaatgacttaTTAATATTAACTTTATATACCCCCATAAAATGATCATATTCTTGATAACTAAGTTTATCGAATGCTAACTAGAGTTAATCCATATCATCCACATCACATGATCATGTATATCCAATACCATAAACAAAAGATCTCTCGGAGtctcaacaaataaaaaaggataatattttatattattattattattttattatggtTTTTGAGTGGGACAAAGAAAcaactaccaaaaaataaaaataaaaaggaaagaaaacaagaaaaaaaaaaaaaaaaaaaaaaaaaaagggaaaagcctaagctaatcatcatcattatcatcatcttGTTCATCATGTTCTTGCAGATCCGAGAGAGAAAAACAACTCCTCGACTTGAAACTCAAAAACCTCCTATCAAGCAACTTTTTGGGAAGTTTCTCTGGGTGTTCTCGATCTTCTTCCTGTTCCTTTTTCTCcaatgacgatgatgatgatgaggaaggcgatgatgatgacgatggATATCCCtgttgatgttgatgatgatcttcatcttcatcttccttgAGAGCCAACAGAGGCATGGATTTAGGGTGGAAGGTGCTGTAGAAGGAAGATCTCCTTGACGACAACAAAATTCTCCTCCTCTTGTTGAATGGGTTCTCAGATTTCTCCAGATCCTTCACAGTGCAAGCGTCTGATAGATTCGCAAACGACTTTGATTTCCCACTGAAATGGCTCGATAATCCCGTCCTGCATACCAATTAACAACGAAACCCATTTCAGAAAAACTATAATTAtttccaaaaatcaaaactataaaaaatcacataattatTCTTCTTTACAGATTCCCATCACACAATAATTACTTGATGGGAatgatttcaaagaaaaagcttgtacccaaaaattcaaaaaaaaaattacttgatgGGAAGAGAGTCTTCCAAAGAACCCAAAGAAGCAAATCCTCCTCCGCTAAAACCGCTCCGCACCTCCTTGGAGGAAGCGTCGTCGTTGTCCTCGTCTTCGCTATCGTCTAGCGCTTCGATCGTGGACGAACTCTCCGACGAGTCGTCCTCCGACTCCAGGGCCTTCCCCGGCACGGCGACGTTGTTGTCGTCGTCCTTCAGAAACAGGCAAGTCGCCACCCTACGCTGATCGGAGCCGCCGCTCCGGTCCCTAACGCCGATGCCGAACGTGGGACCCACCAGAACCTCCATTACCACACGTCGGATGATCGAATAATATTACcgtttatttcttcttcttcttcttcgatcTTATTTTTGTTTACGGTTTTACCCTTTCCCCCTTCGTCTTCTCCTTCTTTTGGGCTTCCAGATGATAGGACTGCTTCTCATCAATCGCCGGCGGCTCTCGTTGTTGTTTCCTGATCAGAAGGCAGTCAGCAGACAGGCGAACGAGAGACAAGAGGAAGGTGCGCAGGTTAAGAAGGGTGAGTGGGGCGTAGGTTAAGGGGCTTGTAAAGAGAGAACAAGGATAAGGATGAGGTTTGAACGAAGAATAAGcgttaaatttatatttatgtatatatagagagaaagaagagagacaaGGATGAAGTAGTCCTATAAATGCAAGGAAAAGGCTAACGTTCGCCGGCGGTATAATAGGCGCGCATCAAAGCCCTTTGACACGTTCGTGTTGACGTGGCAGGGATAATGACCAGAGGTGCACACAAAGCTTATCCTGTTTCCTTTAATTAGATCCGATAAGGGGAGTCCAAAGATCAAGCTGGTCCCATAAGTATTTTAATTGCATATCCTCCTGTCTCTAGttgtctcttttttcttttttcttttttcttttttttttatttttattttttttttttattttttgtggtcaATGCAGAAGTTATATTGAATTTAAGAAGAAATTATTGCtgaattgaatatatatattaattgatggTTATTTTCTTAGTACTaacttttatataaataaaagggttaaataaaattttagtacGTATGGGTAGggccaaaatcaaataatttcaaaaagtgTCACAAGTTAGGTGAAATACCAATTTGGTACTTTTGTCTAAGTTCCGTCCAAATTTTTAACGGAGTTTCATATCACTATTCGTTAAAACGCAACACCTATCCCTCGGAAGACACATCACTATATCTCAAGCGATACTCCATATCAgatgccaaaataaaaattaaaaaataaatttacctaAATTTAtactaaaacattaaaatttgaataaaataaataaaaaagctctttgaaaaagaagaaagcaaaaggcaaaaatttggagaattggggtggccggccaccccccatggcctatgggggtgATTTGACCACCCCAACACCCTCGTTCGGCCTAGGGTGGCTTCAAGCACCCCAAATCGGCCTTGAGGGTGGTTCAGCTATCCCAAATggtcaaatgaaatgaaataaaataaaataaaaattaagggtggccgaaccatcccaCTATTGGGGGTAGTTCGAGCCAGCCCCTTAGCTAAAATGGGAGTGGTCGgccatcccaaattttctacaattttttttttttttaagttcctaattttttgttattttttgcaATCCATGTGGCACCAAAAACATAGGTATTACCTATGATATATAGCCATGTCATATGAAATGATGAGTTGCCTTAAATATGTGGCATAAGAGACAGGTGTCACTTTTTAAGTGTGGTGACATGGAACTCCGTTAAAAAATTGGACATAACTTGAACGGAAGTATCAAGTTGGAATTTCGCCTAACGATAGATACCATCTATGACACTTTTACACTTTTTGAAAAGCAAGACAGCTATTTGATTTTCACCCTAACCATATgtactaaaattgcatttaaatGTAATAATTGATTAGATCATATAATCAAACTAAACTCATACTTGCATATCTTCATGGGCATTAGATCTCCTAGATTTTCTAATATATACACATAACTCATGAAATTATGTATACTTTGAcgagttttatttatttatttatttgtattggTATGTGAATTCAATCAACCAAATTATGACAAAAGAGTCTAGGTCTTGTTTGACAACACATTTTggataattattttgttttttagtacaaaaataaaaatattaataaacaactctaaatagaattaaaattcACTAAACATTCAAAACAAACTTTATCTTTAagtcctctaaaaaaaaaaaaaaaaaaaccccttttaagtcacatcaaaataattattcaaccaaaaactaaaatttttatcaaacgaaccaAATGTCTCTCCAAAATTAATCTCCATTAAAAGGGACTATGCCAATACGCAGAAATCATTATTAGGGACTTCTCCAATGaaaaaggcttttttttttttttttttttaacaagctaTGATTTAATTAGGTAAAATGTGTGTATGATGGCTCACCTCAACATCCTCATGCACACACTAGGTGATTTctcattaattttataaatatttagtTTCATCCCTTCTAATATGAGATAAGTAGCTTCCAATAGCTATTCACCAATTAATCTTTGAAGctagtttgaataaaaaattattttgtttatatatttaatattgtaCTTAACAAGCAAATTGTTTCTCCTTGATTTTTAATGAAAGTACAAAAGCTTTACTTATAAATAAGGGTTAAGTAGAAGGAAAGGGACTGGAGGACAACACAATCTTTTCATGAATCCTACTATACAACATGAACCTGCTCCCTTTACTGGGCCCAATTTGGCTGACGTGGAAAAAACCATGCTAGCTAACAGGGTGTTCacgaaggaaagaaaagagattgCAAGTGGCATATGTGGGGGAACAGTGACGagttggaaaagaaaagagcatGAGGACCATGAGGTTGAGGGGAACTCAATGCAGACTCCTGGTAAAGGATCACGGAAGAGAAGGGAAGTTTGTGGAAAAAGAAACTCGAAGGAGGAGGCATCAGGTTTGTTGTTGGAAGATCACTCAACAGTTCAAAATGGTTTGGGGATGGCGGTGGCTGTGGCTATAGAGCAGacccgccgaccgcaatgaatATCATAAGCTGGAACTGCTGAAGGCTTGGGAACCTTCGGATAGTTCGTGATCCTTGCCGATTGGTAAAGGGAAAGCGGCCCATgatggttttccttatggaaaccaaaatgagaaaaaggaaaatggaggTGGTTCCCCATAAATTGGGTCTCCCCAATTTATTTGTTGTGGATTGTGTAGGAAATGGTGGGGGTTTGGCTTTACTTTGGGGGAATTAATTGTTGGTGGAGATTCAAAATTTTAGTCAACAGCATATTAACGGCATCATCCAAACCCCGAACCTCCAAGAACAATGGAAATTCAGGGGCTTTTATGGACACCCGGAGGTGGCTAAAAGGTAAGAAGCATGGCTCCTTTTACAGTATTTGGCTCGTCTTACCCCACTCCCTTGGCTATGTTTGGGAGATTTCAATGAAGTGGTGTCGCAATTGGAAAAGTGGGGAGAAGGGGGTCGGTCAAACAAACAAATGCGGCATTTTCAACTAGCTTTGGAAAACTGTGATTTATCAGATTTGGGGTACAAAGGACCAAAATATACATGGAGCTATTGTCAGGATAGCCAAACCTTCATTAAGGAGAGGCTTGATAGGGGACTTGCAAATTCGGTTTGGTGTGAGTTATACCCAGATGCAGAATTAATAGTCGAAGCTTCCACTACGTCGGACCATGTAGTACTGGTAATGTGCCTGCAGGAACGGCAACATGGCTATTCACAAAAATAATAGATTCCGGTTTTAAGCGCCTTGGTTGCTGGAACAGGGATATAACGATGTTGTTATGAGTGCATAGGAAAAACCTAGGGGGGAGGGTGATCCGTGGCATAGACTTgaccaaaaattatatttgtgtAAGGCTGGAATCTTGGAGTGGCAACAAAGGGTTTTCGGGTTTGCacaaaaaaacatgtttcttttgaagaaaagatTGAATTGGGTGCAAGACCGGGAGGATGGGTGATCGGGGGAGGAGGCTTTAATGCTGCAGAAGGAAATAAACTCCCTGCTTGATCAAGATGATTTAAAATGGAAACAGAGGGCGAAAACAGATTGGTTAAAGTGGGGAGACCACAATACCAAATTCTACCATGCTTGTGCCAATCAACGTCATAAAGCAAACCAAATTCTCATGATAAAAACTGCTAATGGTTCGGTGCTGGAATCCCCTAAGGAGGTATGGACTGGTTTTATTGATTACTTTACAGAGTTATTTTCAGCTGATCCTAGGGTGGAAAGGGAGGCGTGTATGCAATTTCTTCACTAAAGGGTATCCCAATCGATGAATGATGAGCTGCTGAAGGTATTCACAAGAGGGGAAGTCGATGTTTTGTTAAAACAAATGGGACCTCTCAAAGCTTCGGGGCCCGACGGTATTACAACTGGTTTTTTTTAGCACCATTGGGAGACTATGGGGGAGGAGGTGAGTCAGACGGTTTTGGACATACTCAATTCTGGTATGATGCCTCCGTCTCTAAATTTAACGCATATTGTTTTGATCCCCAAGGTGAAAAATCCATTTGAGTGTCACAGACTTTAGGCCTATTAGTTTGTGTAATGttttatacaaattaatttCTAAAGTCCTTGTAAACCGACTTAAGAAATTCTACCCCACATTATATCCCCTCACACAGAGTGCTTTTATCCTTGGCAAACTCATAACGGATAATATATTGGCGGCTTATTAAAACCCTACATACGATGCACTCACGtatgagaagaaaaaagggttttATGGCGATAAAATTGGATATGAGTAAGGCCTACGACAGCGTCGAATGGGGTTTTTAGGACGAAACAATGAGGATAATGGGGTTTGCACATCGGTGGATACAATTGATCATGATGTGCGTCTCTACTATAAAATACTCAATTCTGGTGAATGGTGATCCATGTGGGAATATTTCTCCTACAAAGGGACTTCGGCAAGGGGATCCAATCTCTccatatttatttcttctttgtgCTGAGGTTCTAAGTTCGCTGTTGACTCAAACAAATAATGAAGGGTCACTTACGGGTGTTCCTACTTCAAAATTCAGACCCAGTGTGAGCCATCTATTTTTTGCCAATGACAGTTTACTTTTTTGCAGGACTACTCTCCCTCAATGGAAAAGTTAACCACCTTATTGCGTACTTATGAGGAGTCTTCAGGTCAACAGCGGAACAATAACAAAACTACCATATTTTTTAGCAAGAACACTTCCTTGGTGGATAAGGAAAAGATTGTGGAAGTAGTGGGAATTCCAGTCACGCAAAGGTATGATACTTATTTGGGGCTACCAGTGTTGGTGGGAAAGTCGAGAGTGGCGGCCTTTAAAAGTATCAAGGAATGGGTTTGGAAGAGACTTCAAGACTGGAAGATAAAATTCTTTTCACAAGCTGGAAAGGAAATCTTACTAAAGGCGGTTATCCAAGCCATTACAACATACAGTATTAGCGTGTTCATGCTACCCAAATCTTTATGTATGGAAATCAATTCTCTCATGCAAAAATTCGGGTAAGGTCATCAAGATAAATCAATAGtgcattggatgagttggagcagATTGGAAGTATCCAAAACAAATGGCGGGATGGGGTACAGAGATTTTGGAAGTTTTAACAAGGCTTTATTGGCTAAACAAGGGTGGCGACTTTGGCAATCGCTGAACATTTTCCTTACTCAAATTGTGGAAGCAAAATATTATCGGGGTGAGAATTTTTTAGATTCTCAACTAGGGACACGCCCTTCTTTTGCTTGGAGGAGTATCCATAGCTCCTGTGAATTAATTGAGGGGCTAATTTGGAGGATTGGAAAATGGTGCAAAAGTTCGATTTGGAAGGATAAGTGGCTACCTCAACATTCTACTTTTTTTATGCAATCTCCGCCACGACTACTGGATCCAGATGCAAGAGTGTGCGATCTTATAGATAAGGATTCGAAGTGGTGGAAGTCTGATTTGCTGGTCAATATTTTTACATAGGAGGATGTCCTATTGATACATCCTTTGCCGGTTAGTATATCAAATCAGGAGGATCGCCAAGTGTGGAGGGGCACAAAAAATGGTTTCTTTACTGTGAAAAGTGCCAATTACCTCCAAAAGGAGCTGGAAATGAAGGGAGCGGCAAAATGCTCAACGAGAAGGGAGGCTTGTCAAGTATGGCGCGGCATTTGGGGATTGAAGATACCCAatgttgagaaaaaaattttatggcGAGCCTATCAAGATATTCTTCCTACTCGAGCAAACCTGTCTAGGCGGAAGATTATTGAAGATTCTTTATGCCCAATCTGTGGGCTTGCTGAGGAGACTAACATCCACATCCTTTGGTAGTGTCCTTCTGCCGTAGATGTTTAGTGTGTGCTAAATGCAAAAATTCAGAAGCTGCCCACTAACGGACTGCGATTTatacaaattgttgaaaatgtTATTGCTAAGTGTGGTATGGATGAAGTGTGCATTTTTGCTGGAATTGCAAGGAAGATATGGTTGCGCAGAAATGATGTAGTGCATGGAGGTAATTTTACCCATCCTCACATTTTGCTACAAGGAGCTCTTCGTTCCATGGAAGAGTTCTCCATGACTACCGGGTTAGGAAAAGTATGACCATGTATGTCTACTATTCCAAGCCCCACGCGTTGGACTGCTTCTTGTACCGGATGGCTAAAGGTCAATTGGGATGCTTCTGTCCAAAAATCCAACGGCTGGATGGGTTTTGGGGTGGTGGTGCGGGATGAGAAGGGGAAGGTGGTAGCAACTCTTTGTAAAACCTTGGTGGGGTGTCTTGAACCGTCGGTGGCGGAAGCAAGGGCTCTGCTGGTGGCAATCAACCTATGTAAGGAAATTGGCTTTTGTAATATGCATTTTGAAGGGGATGCTCAAGTAGTGATCAATGCGGTGCATTCAGTGGGGACGGACTGGAGTAAAACAGGGTTTATGGTGGATGATATCAAATGTGAGTTCGAAAGTCTATCTCAATGGAGGATGATGTTCGTTCACAGGGGAGGAAACCGTGTTGCTTATGCTCTATCTAAGGAGGCTACATCATGTTTCTTAGATAAGTGCTGGCTCAATGAGTCACCTGAATGTATTCAAAACCTTGTTTTGATGGAGATCAATGCTCTATCTTTTGATACGTAATGAGAATGAGCAGAtttgattcaaaaaaataataataataataagggttaagtacttttttagtacctcggtttatacttttttatttttttttcctatgttttCAAAATAGTCAAAAATAGTACCTAACCTATGGGAAAAGATAAAATTGATACCTCGTTAAGTTTCTATTAGAGAAAATTAACGATCTACCACGTGTCACTCCCaaaatatgccacgtgtcctaacattttaaaaaaataataaaataaactaaaccttaaaaaaattaaaaaaaaaaattaaaaaattaaaaaaattaaaaattaaaatgaaaattctggccaccccattttagccAATGGAggtggccggtcacccccattttggcctcAGCCATCCCCAAGGCCGATCTAGGGGTAGCCgaacccccctccccccaaagcCCTCGAGCCAAACCTCagaggccatggggtggtttcagccaaaatgggggtggccaagggcCCGAAGCTTTTTGAcccttggaggtggttcggccacccccaaagggggcttcgaccaccccctttttggcccttgggggtggctcagccatcCCCAATaaccaaaatgggggtggccgccacccccattggccaacATGGGGTGGCCGCCCACCTCATAGAAtttgcaatttttaattttttttttaattatttttaatttttaggacacgtgacATATTTTGAGAGTGACACGTGGCAAAtcgttaattttctttaatcgAAACTTAATGAATTATCGATTTTGTCCTTTCTCATAGGTCAGGTACCATTTTTGACTGTTTTGGAAACctaggaagaaaaaataaaagaaatgtaaaccgaggtactaaaaaagtacttaaccctataaacaaaaataaaataaacaacttCACTTACGACCTCTAAACTACTATGGATTTTGAGATGACcctcctaaattttaaaaattctcaatttcaccatctgaactttcaatttgatgcaattgactcatctctgtcaatttttgccgtcaaaccctaaaagaaaccactaaaaagaccaaattacccttaaatttttattttgttttttttttcttttttaatttcaatttgaaattttatgagagtttcaagggtttaaaggttattttatctttttttaacaTCCAAAAACTGACGGAGGTGATAAATTGCAtctaattgaaagttcaggagaatgaaattaaaatgttttaaaatttgggaggaTCCTTTCGAATAGAATAGTAGTTTAAAGGTCATTtctgaagtttttcaaaaaatgaaaaagaaaaagagtagcTTGCAACTAAAATTTGGCTAAAAATCCATTAAAACTTCAACTGCACCTAACACCGAACTCGATAAGGTTATCTAATCGAATTATAAATACACACATAATTACGAGGTCGTGTCGCCGAAGATAGtgattgttaattaattaggatttGGGTTGGATTATGGATTTATGGACCATAGAAGCcactacaaaaacaaaacctcaaaaacaaaaaaaaaaaacaaaaaaaaataaaataaaaaaacctattGGATAGGCTCAACTCATCAACTGCATAGTACTCGACCAagtttagttatttatttatcatttatttttatatcttctgatatatatatatatatatatatataatgtgcaAGTTGGGATGATTGGTCAAAAAGATGATTGAAGTAAAATCTTATCGAATCTTTTGAAGAGATGAGGGAGTCCCACGAGTCGATGGACCAGTCTTTATCAAAATACAAATAGGGCACCCAAAAGTTTATAAGAGAAAATACATGCACAGTTGGGTGGGCCATGCAGCCGTACTGCCCGAATATTTCCGCCTGGATCATCCACCCAGCTGCTTCTATCCTAAcctatttgtttaattaattaattaatt encodes the following:
- the LOC132189707 gene encoding protein OXIDATIVE STRESS 3 LIKE 6 translates to MEVLVGPTFGIGVRDRSGGSDQRRVATCLFLKDDDNNVAVPGKALESEDDSSESSSTIEALDDSEDEDNDDASSKEVRSGFSGGGFASLGSLEDSLPIKTGLSSHFSGKSKSFANLSDACTVKDLEKSENPFNKRRRILLSSRRSSFYSTFHPKSMPLLALKEDEDEDHHQHQQGYPSSSSSPSSSSSSSLEKKEQEEDREHPEKLPKKLLDRRFLSFKSRSCFSLSDLQEHDEQDDDNDDD